In Listeria swaminathanii, a single window of DNA contains:
- a CDS encoding glycoside hydrolase family 13 protein, translated as MEKAGIYHQPASSYAYSYDAKTLHIRIRTKRLDISEVTLIAADPYLWNDGKWQSESYTMRKIAETEEHDYWFFAITPEHRRLQYGFLLTDTEGETTFYGGRGFFEPTEANLNTMDYYFKFPFIHAVDTFEAPEWVGKTIWYQIFPERFANGNPAISPENALPWGSKDPSTTDFFGGDIEGIIEHLDYLAELGINGVYLTPVFEAPTNHKYDTVDYKKIDPHFGDKETFRKLVQEAHKRGIRIMLDAVFNHIGDTSAEWQDVVLNEEKSAYRDWFHIHSFPVRQNENGNIEGEPTLSYDTFAFTTHMPKLNTANPEVQKYLLDIATYWIREFDIDGWRLDVANEVDHAFWKEFKKAVQAEKEDIYILGEIWHDSWIWLLGDEFNAVMNYPFTQTIIENFIEEKITPEQMVSGINEQYMRYPNQVNEVMFNMLDSHDTARILTRANNDEAKVKQALAFMFAHTGSPCIYYGTEIGMDGGNDPGCRKCMEWDEAKQNQDMLAFTKQLIALRKDNQAIITSGELTWLDANSETGITAFTKGLNGEKLHFLFNQAKEEKDFTISFENSATDIWNNQAVSDNLVIPAKGFLVIKENS; from the coding sequence ATGGAAAAAGCAGGGATTTATCATCAACCAGCGAGTAGCTATGCTTATAGTTATGACGCGAAAACACTACATATTCGGATTAGAACGAAACGCTTGGATATTAGCGAGGTTACTCTAATTGCGGCCGACCCTTACTTATGGAACGACGGAAAATGGCAAAGTGAATCTTATACGATGCGCAAAATAGCAGAAACGGAAGAACACGATTATTGGTTTTTTGCAATTACGCCAGAGCATAGACGTCTTCAATATGGCTTTTTGTTAACGGATACAGAGGGAGAAACAACCTTTTACGGCGGACGTGGCTTTTTTGAGCCGACCGAAGCGAATTTAAATACGATGGATTATTACTTTAAATTTCCGTTTATACATGCGGTGGATACTTTCGAAGCGCCTGAATGGGTTGGGAAAACAATCTGGTATCAAATTTTCCCGGAACGTTTTGCGAATGGCAATCCGGCAATTTCTCCGGAAAATGCGTTGCCGTGGGGAAGTAAAGATCCGAGCACGACAGACTTTTTTGGCGGAGATATTGAAGGAATTATCGAGCATTTAGATTATTTAGCGGAGCTTGGCATTAATGGGGTTTATTTAACGCCTGTGTTTGAAGCGCCGACTAATCATAAATATGACACGGTTGATTATAAAAAAATTGATCCGCATTTTGGCGACAAAGAGACCTTTAGAAAATTGGTTCAAGAAGCGCATAAACGTGGCATTCGGATTATGTTAGATGCAGTATTTAACCACATTGGCGATACTTCCGCAGAGTGGCAAGATGTTGTTCTAAACGAAGAAAAATCAGCGTATCGCGATTGGTTCCATATTCATAGTTTCCCTGTTCGTCAAAATGAAAATGGCAATATTGAAGGAGAACCAACGCTTTCCTATGATACATTTGCTTTCACGACACACATGCCGAAATTAAATACAGCTAACCCGGAAGTTCAAAAGTATCTTCTTGATATTGCAACTTACTGGATTCGTGAATTTGACATTGATGGTTGGCGATTAGACGTTGCTAATGAAGTGGATCACGCTTTTTGGAAAGAGTTTAAAAAAGCGGTTCAAGCGGAAAAAGAAGACATTTATATTCTTGGTGAAATTTGGCATGATTCGTGGATTTGGCTGCTTGGCGATGAATTCAATGCGGTGATGAACTATCCATTTACGCAAACTATTATTGAGAACTTTATTGAAGAAAAAATCACGCCAGAGCAAATGGTTTCGGGTATTAATGAGCAATATATGCGCTACCCAAATCAAGTGAATGAAGTGATGTTTAACATGCTTGATAGCCATGATACGGCGCGGATTTTAACGCGTGCTAATAATGACGAAGCTAAAGTGAAACAGGCGCTTGCCTTCATGTTTGCGCACACTGGTTCGCCGTGTATTTATTACGGCACAGAAATCGGAATGGACGGCGGAAATGACCCGGGTTGTCGTAAATGTATGGAGTGGGACGAAGCAAAACAAAATCAAGATATGCTAGCGTTTACGAAACAACTAATTGCGCTTCGAAAAGATAATCAAGCAATCATTACATCTGGCGAGTTAACTTGGTTAGATGCAAATAGCGAAACGGGCATCACAGCATTTACAAAAGGGCTAAATGGCGAAAAATTGCATTTCCTTTTCAATCAAGCGAAAGAAGAAAAAGATTTCACAATTTCATTTGAAAATTCGGCGACAGATATTTGGAACAATCAAGCTGTATCGGATAATCTTGTCATCCCGGCAAAAGGATTTCTTGTTATTAAAGAAAACAGTTAA
- a CDS encoding CPBP family intramembrane glutamic endopeptidase, with amino-acid sequence MENTLSYRKQGYWLFSSAILIGVLSLLLKFIIPNQGVLEFIGAFFNALCMGGIAFIILKAEFLDWFKHFSFKWILIGAPALIIIGTIFNIAWATFAGSTTENGINSLITWSYVFTSIPFMILGEELLSISLLYAAWKKWNWKFWHASLLCALLFATWHLTSYDFNFLQCIITLAPARLILNYLFKKTNSIWVTFIVHFIFDFIAFLPILLK; translated from the coding sequence ATGGAAAATACTTTAAGCTATAGAAAACAAGGGTATTGGTTATTTTCCAGCGCAATCCTTATTGGTGTTCTCTCTCTTCTTTTGAAATTCATCATTCCCAATCAAGGTGTGTTAGAATTTATAGGTGCTTTTTTTAATGCCCTATGCATGGGGGGTATTGCTTTTATCATATTGAAAGCAGAATTCCTCGATTGGTTTAAACATTTTAGTTTCAAATGGATACTTATTGGTGCTCCTGCATTAATCATTATCGGTACTATTTTCAACATTGCGTGGGCTACCTTCGCAGGTAGTACTACTGAAAATGGTATCAACAGTTTGATTACATGGTCTTACGTTTTTACAAGTATTCCATTTATGATACTCGGCGAAGAATTGCTATCCATTAGCTTGCTATACGCCGCTTGGAAAAAATGGAATTGGAAATTCTGGCATGCGTCCTTGCTCTGCGCTTTACTTTTTGCAACATGGCACTTGACTTCCTATGATTTTAATTTCCTACAATGTATCATTACGTTGGCACCAGCAAGACTCATCTTGAACTACTTATTTAAGAAAACAAACTCGATTTGGGTTACATTTATTGTTCACTTCATCTTTGATTTTATTGCATTTTTACCGATTTTACTCAAATAA
- a CDS encoding LacI family DNA-binding transcriptional regulator produces MATLADVAKRANVSKMTVSRVINHPDQVSDELKMLVYSAMEALEYVPNYAARALVQNRTQVIKFLILEEIDTVEPYYMNLLTGISRELDKYYYSLQLVTQRSRNIGAYDGLIVTGIRDKDYDLGLLDIDKPVIFYGENKRGYDSIDVDNKKGTELATEHMVAIGFSRIVFLGIDLLGEQFMKSRLEGYEEVVKKHGLEPESYFIANSSSVAEEKAFELLRYNSEKIAIVCASDRIAIGVVRAAAAFGRRFGENIAVTGFDGVFLDRISSPKITTVRSPVVEMGEELAKMLLAKINDHGKPQGNLLFTPELLIRASTTGKEE; encoded by the coding sequence ATGGCGACTTTAGCAGATGTTGCGAAACGGGCAAATGTCTCCAAAATGACAGTTTCACGAGTTATTAATCATCCAGATCAAGTCTCAGATGAACTGAAAATGCTTGTTTATAGTGCAATGGAAGCCTTAGAGTATGTACCCAATTATGCTGCGAGGGCGCTTGTTCAAAATAGGACACAAGTCATTAAGTTTTTGATTTTAGAAGAAATTGATACAGTTGAACCATATTATATGAACTTACTAACAGGGATTAGTCGCGAATTAGATAAGTACTATTATTCGCTTCAATTAGTTACCCAAAGATCCAGAAATATCGGAGCGTATGATGGGCTAATTGTCACAGGAATACGCGATAAAGATTATGATTTAGGACTTTTAGATATCGATAAACCAGTTATTTTTTATGGTGAAAATAAGCGCGGTTATGATTCAATTGATGTGGATAACAAAAAAGGAACAGAGCTTGCAACAGAGCATATGGTAGCAATTGGATTTTCGCGAATTGTCTTTTTAGGAATTGATTTATTAGGTGAGCAGTTTATGAAATCACGTTTAGAAGGTTACGAAGAAGTAGTGAAAAAACACGGTTTGGAGCCGGAAAGCTATTTTATTGCGAATAGTTCGAGTGTCGCGGAAGAAAAAGCTTTTGAATTACTACGTTATAATTCGGAAAAAATTGCGATTGTTTGCGCATCAGATCGAATTGCAATCGGTGTCGTGCGGGCTGCTGCTGCATTTGGTCGCCGTTTTGGTGAAAACATTGCTGTAACAGGGTTTGATGGTGTTTTCTTAGATAGAATTTCATCACCGAAGATTACTACTGTGCGTTCTCCTGTTGTCGAAATGGGGGAAGAACTCGCAAAGATGTTACTTGCAAAAATTAATGATCATGGAAAGCCTCAAGGAAACCTATTATTTACTCCTGAATTACTGATACGAGCCTCTACAACTGGAAAAGAAGAGTAA
- a CDS encoding APC family permease: MASPLKRLLIGRPLKTSEAGDQKLGKLKALAVLSSDALSSIAYGTEQILLVLVTVSAAAMWYSLPIALCVLVLLFALNLSYKQIIYSYPHGGGAYIVSRENLGNNAGLIAGGSLLVDYMLTVAVSVSSGTDAIVSAVPSLYPFAVPIAVVLVVGVTIINLRGITESASLLAIPVYLFVFSIIALIFTGLFKVLTGMDASHETAAVGTHVQGVTIFLLLRAFASGSASLTGIEAISNAVPLFKEPRPKNAAKTLTLMAGLLGFFFVGITVLAFVYGTVPELKVTVLSQIAENVFGRNFMFYFIQATTALILVLAANTGFSAFPMLAFNLAKDKFMPRMYLARGDRLGYSNGIITLAIGSILLIILFKGKTELLIPLYSVGVFIPFTLSQTGMIVKWWKQRPKGWKKALSANLLGASISFTVLLVLFLTRIESVWPVFIFMPIMIYVFHRTRHHYRKVGPQLRIDETMDLPDFKGNAVIICVSDTTKVVEGALQYAKSIGDTVIAVHISIDKKQEKEFVERWNRVHPEVRMANLFSPYRSISDPLMKFIDTAKQKADQDNYSLTVLIPQFIPRKGWQNVLHNQTSLLIRTRLLMKRDVVVSTYPYHLKE; this comes from the coding sequence ATGGCTTCGCCGCTAAAAAGACTATTAATCGGCCGCCCTCTGAAAACATCAGAAGCTGGAGACCAAAAATTGGGGAAATTAAAAGCTTTAGCAGTTCTGTCATCAGATGCACTTTCTTCTATTGCGTATGGTACAGAACAGATTTTATTGGTACTCGTAACTGTTAGTGCTGCCGCTATGTGGTATTCATTACCAATTGCGCTCTGTGTACTTGTTCTTTTGTTTGCTCTTAATCTATCTTATAAACAAATTATTTACTCTTATCCACATGGTGGGGGAGCATATATTGTTTCGAGAGAGAACTTAGGAAATAATGCTGGTTTAATCGCAGGTGGATCTTTACTAGTCGATTACATGCTTACCGTTGCTGTAAGTGTATCGTCCGGAACAGATGCAATTGTTTCTGCTGTCCCATCATTATATCCGTTCGCAGTACCTATAGCTGTGGTGCTCGTTGTCGGAGTAACGATTATCAACCTTAGGGGGATTACTGAATCAGCTAGTTTACTCGCAATACCAGTATATTTATTTGTTTTTTCTATTATAGCTCTTATTTTTACAGGTTTATTTAAAGTATTAACTGGTATGGATGCAAGTCATGAAACTGCTGCGGTAGGAACACATGTACAAGGCGTAACGATTTTTCTTTTATTAAGAGCATTTGCATCAGGCTCGGCTTCTTTAACTGGTATTGAGGCTATTTCAAATGCAGTACCGTTATTTAAAGAACCACGACCAAAAAATGCAGCGAAAACATTAACATTAATGGCAGGCTTGCTTGGCTTCTTCTTTGTAGGAATAACTGTCCTTGCTTTTGTTTATGGAACTGTACCTGAATTAAAAGTAACTGTATTATCTCAAATTGCCGAAAATGTATTTGGTAGAAACTTCATGTTTTATTTTATTCAAGCTACGACTGCACTTATTTTAGTCTTAGCAGCTAATACCGGATTCTCTGCATTCCCAATGTTAGCATTCAACTTGGCGAAAGATAAATTTATGCCAAGAATGTATTTAGCTAGAGGAGATAGACTAGGTTATTCTAACGGTATTATTACATTAGCAATTGGCTCTATCTTACTAATTATTTTATTTAAAGGAAAAACGGAATTACTCATTCCACTATACTCTGTCGGGGTGTTTATACCATTCACGCTTTCACAGACAGGGATGATTGTAAAATGGTGGAAACAGCGTCCAAAAGGGTGGAAAAAAGCATTATCAGCTAATTTACTTGGTGCCTCGATTTCGTTCACCGTTCTACTAGTGTTATTTTTAACTAGAATTGAATCTGTGTGGCCAGTATTTATCTTTATGCCTATTATGATTTATGTGTTCCATCGGACGAGACATCATTACCGGAAAGTGGGACCACAACTTAGAATTGACGAAACAATGGACTTGCCTGATTTTAAAGGAAATGCCGTAATTATTTGTGTGTCGGATACCACCAAGGTTGTTGAAGGTGCCTTACAATATGCTAAGTCTATTGGTGACACGGTCATTGCTGTTCACATTTCTATTGATAAAAAACAGGAAAAAGAATTTGTTGAGAGATGGAATAGGGTTCATCCTGAAGTGCGCATGGCTAATCTGTTTTCTCCGTATCGTTCCATTTCAGATCCATTAATGAAATTTATTGACACGGCTAAACAAAAAGCAGATCAAGACAATTACTCACTAACGGTATTAATACCGCAATTTATTCCTAGAAAAGGTTGGCAAAATGTCCTTCATAACCAAACAAGTCTACTGATTCGCACTAGACTTCTAATGAAAAGGGATGTAGTAGTGTCAACATATCCTTATCACTTAAAAGAATAA
- a CDS encoding Crp/Fnr family transcriptional regulator, with product MQSVFENLYSKKVLEEEFGYTCFLQTLINNKVPYKKTKISTNTILLTEDTINARVYFIEKGIVSLEKKQNVVSFLGSNQIAGLNDYFMAEANVYTARVIETITAYEFDKEDIICSIIGMQEGWLYLYLNNRNHENVLIEKCNLMRGNGESRLKESLEQLGIFFGTEKEGMLRIPKCFTRKIIANYSNLSVRSVTHLCRKLIESGFLEENSKSFVILNKYETPCSRLKTKVTSP from the coding sequence ATGCAATCGGTATTTGAAAATTTGTATAGTAAAAAAGTTTTGGAAGAAGAATTCGGGTATACATGCTTCCTACAAACTTTAATCAATAACAAAGTCCCGTATAAAAAAACAAAAATATCAACTAACACGATTTTATTAACTGAAGATACAATAAATGCAAGGGTTTACTTTATTGAAAAAGGTATAGTTTCATTGGAAAAAAAGCAAAATGTAGTAAGTTTTTTAGGATCCAACCAAATCGCTGGCTTAAATGATTATTTTATGGCAGAAGCGAATGTATACACTGCCAGAGTCATTGAAACAATTACTGCATATGAATTCGATAAGGAGGATATCATTTGCTCGATTATTGGGATGCAAGAGGGGTGGCTCTATTTATATCTAAATAATCGAAATCACGAAAATGTACTTATCGAAAAATGCAATTTAATGCGCGGTAATGGGGAAAGTCGTTTGAAAGAGTCGTTAGAGCAATTAGGAATTTTTTTTGGCACTGAAAAAGAAGGGATGCTCCGGATTCCGAAATGCTTCACAAGAAAAATTATTGCTAACTATTCTAACCTATCTGTACGCTCAGTTACGCATCTCTGTAGAAAGTTGATAGAATCAGGTTTTTTAGAAGAAAATTCGAAGTCTTTCGTCATATTGAATAAATACGAAACCCCATGTAGCAGATTAAAAACAAAAGTAACATCTCCCTAG
- a CDS encoding Crp/Fnr family transcriptional regulator → MYLKETLDQFASIDNILKLLKKNPSFNKHCRQERLPEKMIMAADKTKNDVYIIEEGFIKLIFAGDSNRNFSYIVSKGAFLHLPIYSEDIPQHTAMLSLTDVVWWKIDFHYFKTMMALEDPKNYLMLHQLAETRKRLYLIAFQEQLPPRKRVYYALNMMIDFGLEVSEKAVELPPFLTYQVLADYANTSKSYSSKVLGDLRKQGILESQKKPWRINDVQKFQHLMETNIPLVNK, encoded by the coding sequence ATGTATTTGAAAGAAACATTAGACCAATTTGCTTCGATTGATAATATTCTTAAACTTCTCAAGAAAAATCCTAGCTTTAATAAACACTGCAGGCAAGAACGGCTTCCGGAAAAAATGATAATGGCAGCGGATAAAACTAAAAACGATGTATATATAATAGAAGAAGGTTTTATAAAATTAATATTCGCCGGGGATAGCAACCGTAATTTTTCTTATATTGTATCTAAAGGTGCGTTTCTTCATTTGCCTATTTATTCTGAGGATATACCGCAGCATACAGCAATGCTTTCACTCACTGATGTTGTATGGTGGAAAATTGATTTTCATTACTTTAAAACTATGATGGCGTTAGAAGATCCAAAAAATTATTTAATGCTCCATCAATTAGCTGAAACCAGAAAAAGATTATATCTGATTGCTTTTCAAGAACAATTACCTCCCCGCAAAAGAGTTTATTATGCTTTAAACATGATGATTGATTTTGGTCTCGAAGTATCTGAAAAAGCAGTTGAGCTCCCGCCATTTTTAACTTATCAAGTTCTTGCTGATTATGCTAATACTTCTAAAAGTTACTCGTCCAAAGTCCTCGGGGATTTACGAAAACAAGGCATTTTGGAGTCACAAAAAAAGCCCTGGCGCATTAATGATGTCCAGAAGTTTCAACATTTAATGGAAACAAATATCCCACTTGTAAATAAATAA
- a CDS encoding ketose-bisphosphate aldolase → MLVNMKQLLEVAKENKFAVGAFNVADSNFLRVVVEEAEKNNAPAIIAVHPTELDFTKDDFFQYVLARIKNSPVPFVLHLDHGDNMGDVMRAVRCGFSSVMIDGSLLPFEENIRVTKEVVDVCHKLGISVEGELGTIGKTGNSIEGGVSEIIYTKPEEAEEYISRTGVDTLAVAIGTAHGIYPKDKEPKLRLDILKEIQALVNIPLVLHGGSANPDAEIAAAVEIGIQKVNISSDYKYAFYKKCREILSTTELWDANAIYPDCIDAAKEVVKYKMELFQSVNQVEKYQQAKTPAWRSELI, encoded by the coding sequence ATGTTAGTAAATATGAAACAATTATTAGAAGTAGCCAAAGAGAATAAATTCGCTGTAGGAGCATTTAATGTAGCAGACAGTAACTTTTTGCGAGTTGTAGTGGAAGAAGCCGAAAAAAATAATGCTCCAGCAATTATCGCCGTGCATCCAACGGAATTGGATTTTACAAAAGATGATTTTTTCCAATATGTACTTGCGAGAATTAAAAATAGTCCAGTGCCATTTGTACTTCATTTGGATCATGGTGATAACATGGGCGATGTGATGCGAGCAGTGCGTTGCGGCTTTAGTTCAGTGATGATTGATGGCTCACTATTACCTTTTGAAGAAAATATTCGAGTGACAAAAGAAGTCGTTGATGTTTGTCATAAATTGGGCATTTCTGTTGAAGGCGAACTCGGAACTATCGGGAAAACGGGAAATAGCATTGAAGGTGGCGTCAGCGAGATTATTTATACAAAACCTGAAGAAGCGGAAGAATATATTAGCCGTACTGGAGTCGACACGCTAGCAGTTGCAATTGGAACGGCTCACGGTATTTATCCAAAAGACAAAGAACCCAAATTACGCCTGGATATTTTAAAAGAGATACAAGCTCTAGTGAACATTCCGCTTGTGCTCCATGGTGGTTCCGCAAATCCCGATGCCGAAATTGCAGCAGCAGTTGAAATTGGCATTCAAAAAGTCAACATTTCGAGTGATTATAAATACGCCTTTTATAAGAAATGCCGTGAAATTTTAAGTACAACAGAACTTTGGGACGCCAATGCAATTTACCCAGACTGCATTGATGCAGCGAAAGAAGTCGTGAAATATAAAATGGAACTGTTCCAATCAGTTAATCAAGTGGAGAAATATCAACAAGCAAAAACACCAGCTTGGCGAAGCGAACTAATTTAA
- a CDS encoding class II fructose-bisphosphate aldolase, whose product MYVSMKGMLARANKERYAVMAINCFNLETARAVIDAAQELRAPIIIDLLQDHLTSHLGSRFLTKPIIKMAEEASVEVAINLDHGQDVAIVKQCLADGFSSVMMDASSYPYEENVAITKKMVEFAEVYNASVEAEVGNIGAVTGDNYTNQDMYTNPKVAIDFAERTGIDALAISYGSSHGDYPEGFTPAFQFDIVREIKAATNMPLVLHGGSGCGSENIRESVRLGINKINVGSDFMKAQADKIKASLKENPAINYVDLIHETMKAGKEAVKYYIQLSGSTGKSL is encoded by the coding sequence ATGTATGTTTCGATGAAAGGAATGTTGGCGCGTGCGAACAAAGAGCGTTACGCGGTAATGGCGATTAATTGTTTTAACTTGGAAACAGCAAGAGCGGTAATCGATGCAGCTCAAGAACTTCGTGCGCCAATCATCATTGATTTACTTCAAGACCATTTAACAAGCCACTTAGGAAGTCGATTTTTAACGAAGCCGATTATAAAAATGGCAGAAGAAGCAAGCGTGGAAGTTGCGATTAATTTAGATCACGGGCAAGACGTGGCGATAGTGAAGCAATGTTTGGCAGACGGTTTTTCCAGTGTGATGATGGATGCCTCTAGTTATCCTTATGAAGAAAACGTTGCAATCACGAAAAAAATGGTCGAGTTTGCGGAAGTTTATAATGCAAGTGTCGAGGCGGAAGTTGGTAATATTGGTGCGGTGACGGGGGATAACTATACGAACCAAGACATGTATACCAATCCCAAAGTGGCAATTGATTTTGCAGAGCGAACCGGAATTGATGCACTAGCCATTTCGTATGGTTCTTCCCACGGTGATTATCCAGAAGGCTTTACGCCCGCTTTCCAGTTTGATATTGTTCGTGAAATTAAGGCAGCAACAAACATGCCACTTGTATTGCATGGCGGTTCTGGTTGCGGGTCGGAAAATATCCGAGAGTCTGTTCGGCTCGGTATTAATAAAATCAATGTGGGCTCAGATTTTATGAAAGCGCAGGCCGATAAAATAAAAGCGTCTTTAAAAGAAAACCCAGCTATTAACTATGTCGACTTAATCCATGAAACAATGAAGGCCGGCAAAGAAGCTGTTAAGTATTATATTCAACTATCCGGTTCAACCGGAAAATCACTTTAA
- a CDS encoding PTS fructose transporter subunit IIC, with protein MKKLQIKKHALTAISYMLPLVVASGLLIAIGNLTSGQVIENYKAPYSIPDALVSLGVLGMGLLAPVIAGAIAYSIADRPGIAPGLLMGLIANSIGAGFLGGMLGGYLVGYFILILVRYVKVPKWAQGLMPMMIIPLISSLVIGLLMYFVVGVPIVWATEAMTSFLQGMQGSMRFVFGAILGAMAAFDFGGPVNKVASLFADGLLLEGVKEPEAVKILASMVPPFGVTLSWVVSKLIKKKKYTKSEEDNIKIAFPMGICMITEGVIPIAAVDPIRVIISCTLGAAVGGGLSMTWGIGSPVPSGGMFIVPAMNEPILFCLALLIGTCVTAAMLLILKREPTKEEELIADQGLEEEEEVDLSGIKIS; from the coding sequence ATGAAAAAACTGCAAATCAAAAAACATGCACTTACAGCGATTTCGTATATGTTACCGTTAGTTGTTGCCTCGGGGTTACTTATTGCCATTGGAAATTTAACAAGTGGACAGGTTATTGAAAATTATAAAGCGCCGTATTCTATTCCAGATGCGCTCGTTTCGCTCGGTGTTCTCGGTATGGGCTTGCTTGCGCCAGTTATTGCCGGAGCGATTGCCTATTCGATAGCAGACAGGCCCGGGATCGCGCCAGGGCTCCTCATGGGGCTCATCGCCAATTCCATCGGTGCTGGTTTCTTAGGTGGGATGCTCGGCGGGTACTTAGTTGGTTATTTTATCCTTATTCTTGTCAGATATGTAAAAGTGCCAAAATGGGCGCAAGGTTTAATGCCGATGATGATTATTCCGCTTATTAGTAGTTTGGTCATCGGGCTCTTGATGTATTTCGTTGTTGGGGTTCCAATTGTTTGGGCAACGGAGGCGATGACAAGCTTCTTACAAGGAATGCAAGGCAGTATGCGATTTGTTTTCGGGGCTATACTTGGCGCGATGGCAGCATTTGACTTTGGCGGACCTGTAAATAAAGTCGCTTCCTTGTTTGCCGATGGGTTACTTTTAGAAGGTGTTAAAGAACCAGAAGCCGTGAAAATACTTGCCTCGATGGTGCCGCCATTTGGAGTTACACTTTCATGGGTAGTTTCCAAACTGATTAAAAAGAAAAAATATACAAAATCAGAAGAAGATAATATCAAAATCGCTTTTCCAATGGGGATTTGCATGATTACAGAAGGTGTTATTCCGATTGCTGCAGTGGATCCAATTCGCGTTATTATTTCTTGTACACTTGGGGCCGCGGTTGGCGGAGGACTTAGTATGACGTGGGGGATTGGTTCGCCAGTTCCATCAGGCGGAATGTTTATTGTCCCAGCGATGAACGAACCAATTTTATTCTGCTTGGCGCTACTGATAGGAACTTGTGTCACAGCAGCTATGTTGCTTATCTTGAAACGGGAGCCGACCAAGGAAGAAGAACTCATTGCAGATCAAGGTTTGGAAGAAGAAGAGGAAGTCGATTTGTCTGGAATTAAAATTTCATAG
- a CDS encoding PTS fructose transporter subunit IIB, with the protein MNIIGIAACTSGIAHTYIAKEKLTKAGIALGHTIHIETQGTIGIEDELSAEQVKNADVVIIAADIKISGKDRFKGKRVVEIPTDLAIKAPKQIINKIDNEINN; encoded by the coding sequence ATGAATATTATTGGAATCGCGGCTTGTACATCTGGCATTGCCCATACGTATATTGCCAAAGAAAAACTAACAAAAGCGGGAATCGCGCTTGGGCATACCATCCATATTGAAACGCAAGGCACGATTGGTATTGAAGACGAACTTTCAGCAGAGCAGGTGAAAAATGCCGATGTGGTTATCATTGCAGCCGATATTAAAATCAGCGGAAAAGACCGTTTTAAAGGGAAACGTGTGGTTGAAATTCCAACTGATTTAGCAATTAAAGCACCAAAACAAATTATAAATAAAATAGACAACGAAATAAATAACTAG
- a CDS encoding PTS sugar transporter subunit IIA gives MDIQELDISKVISPALVNLDLVATTKLEVIEELTDLLVETGAVSDRDTFIADVLYREEEGKTGLGEGVAIPHGKSASVTNTSIAVGRTSKPVEWESLDDKPVNIIILFAVKNSDATTTHIKLLQKVAILLADDEVIRQFQTVQTKEDFIKLLAKNQD, from the coding sequence ATGGATATTCAAGAATTAGATATTAGCAAAGTAATAAGTCCGGCACTTGTCAATTTGGACTTAGTAGCAACGACAAAGTTAGAAGTGATTGAAGAATTAACCGACTTACTTGTGGAAACTGGCGCTGTATCAGATAGAGATACTTTTATAGCAGATGTATTGTATCGCGAAGAGGAAGGGAAAACAGGACTCGGCGAAGGTGTTGCCATTCCGCACGGTAAATCAGCTAGCGTAACGAATACATCGATTGCAGTTGGAAGAACGAGCAAGCCGGTAGAATGGGAGTCGCTTGATGATAAGCCAGTTAATATTATTATCCTTTTCGCCGTGAAAAATTCAGATGCAACAACAACCCATATCAAGTTACTTCAAAAAGTAGCGATTTTACTCGCAGATGATGAGGTGATCAGACAATTTCAAACCGTACAGACAAAAGAAGATTTTATTAAATTGTTAGCCAAAAATCAGGATTAG